From one Henriciella marina DSM 19595 genomic stretch:
- a CDS encoding FAD-dependent oxidoreductase gives MGKPPADINFTFSDEELEALKPFGAVRTHSAGAPLVDEGDANVDCLITLSGHTDILVETPDGEKRLGWMERGQFAGDISILTGQASLSRVVMGKDGEVLHISHDSFQRLLVENSHFSDIFVRTLTARRIFSHNAAHGAVIVIGDAHDRDVFVARDTLSKHMIAHRWLDPDKDPLAKRIMEARDIEAADLPVVIRGRSRIMSRPGVSELSEAFGLDLVPDNSCTDLVVVGAGPAGLAASVYAASEGLTVVTLDSDGPGGQAGTSSKIENYLGFPMGVSGRELASRASIQAQKFGARIASPATAVDLARDGDNYCLSLKDGRRLKARAVVIATGAQYSRLPIENLERFEGRGIYYGATPMEAQLCGGQDVCIVGAGNSAGQGAVFLSQAARNVHVLFRRPNVRDTMSEYLVRRLEETPNIHLHPETEIDTLHGTGSEDQLHDRLTRLSFRHRTTKDVSEHDIGFVFLFIGAQPFTDWLPQHMSCDEKGFVKTGPDLSNLDLVRAGWTLDRMPTRYETSWPRVYAVGDVRIGSVKRVASGVGEGSVVVSDIHKALAEAIPPSGS, from the coding sequence ATGGGTAAGCCTCCTGCCGACATAAACTTCACCTTCTCGGACGAGGAGCTCGAAGCGCTGAAGCCTTTTGGCGCCGTGCGCACCCATTCGGCAGGCGCCCCTCTCGTGGATGAGGGCGATGCAAATGTAGATTGCCTCATCACCCTCTCAGGGCACACCGACATCCTCGTCGAAACGCCAGATGGCGAAAAGCGTCTCGGCTGGATGGAGCGCGGCCAGTTTGCTGGCGACATTTCCATCCTGACCGGGCAGGCGTCGCTTTCGCGCGTCGTGATGGGCAAGGATGGTGAGGTCCTGCATATCTCGCATGACAGCTTTCAGCGTCTGCTGGTCGAGAACTCGCACTTCTCCGACATCTTCGTACGGACGCTGACGGCGCGGCGGATCTTCTCGCACAATGCCGCCCATGGCGCCGTCATCGTGATCGGCGATGCGCATGACCGCGACGTCTTCGTCGCCCGCGACACGCTTTCCAAACACATGATCGCCCATCGCTGGCTCGACCCGGACAAGGACCCGCTGGCAAAACGCATCATGGAGGCGCGGGACATTGAGGCGGCTGACCTGCCCGTCGTCATCCGCGGGCGTTCCCGCATCATGTCGCGTCCCGGCGTCAGTGAACTGTCTGAAGCGTTCGGCCTCGACCTCGTGCCCGACAATAGCTGCACGGACCTTGTCGTCGTGGGCGCAGGGCCTGCCGGACTTGCGGCATCTGTCTATGCTGCCTCCGAGGGCCTGACCGTCGTCACGCTCGACAGTGATGGCCCCGGCGGACAGGCGGGCACGTCCTCCAAGATCGAGAACTATCTAGGCTTCCCCATGGGCGTGTCGGGTCGCGAGCTTGCTTCGCGTGCCTCCATCCAGGCGCAGAAATTTGGCGCACGCATCGCTTCGCCTGCGACTGCTGTCGATCTTGCCCGCGACGGTGACAACTACTGCCTGTCGCTCAAGGATGGCCGCCGCCTGAAGGCCCGCGCCGTCGTCATCGCGACAGGCGCGCAGTACAGCCGCCTGCCGATCGAAAACCTCGAACGCTTTGAAGGGCGCGGTATCTATTACGGCGCCACGCCGATGGAGGCGCAACTTTGCGGCGGCCAGGATGTCTGCATCGTCGGTGCAGGCAATTCGGCCGGTCAGGGCGCGGTCTTCCTAAGTCAGGCCGCCCGCAATGTGCACGTCCTGTTCAGACGCCCCAACGTTCGCGACACCATGTCGGAATATCTCGTCCGCCGGCTCGAAGAAACGCCGAACATCCATCTCCACCCGGAAACAGAGATCGACACGCTTCACGGCACGGGCAGCGAGGATCAGCTCCATGACCGCCTCACCCGGCTCAGCTTTCGCCACCGCACCACAAAGGATGTGAGCGAGCACGATATCGGCTTTGTCTTCCTCTTCATCGGCGCACAGCCCTTCACCGACTGGCTGCCACAACATATGAGCTGCGATGAAAAAGGGTTCGTGAAAACAGGTCCGGACCTCTCCAATCTCGACCTTGTTCGCGCAGGCTGGACGCTTGACCGGATGCCGACCCGCTATGAAACCTCATGGCCGCGCGTCTATGCCGTCGGCGATGTTCGGATCGGATCGGTCAAACGGGTCGCTTCGGGCGTTGGCGAAGGCTCTGTCGTTGTCAGCGACATTCACAAAGCTCTTGCCGAAGCCATCCCGCCTAGCGGTTCCTGA
- a CDS encoding enoyl-CoA hydratase, protein MSENIVRVERDGPVAIVTMNRPDALNALSRALRAELVKVFTELAKDDTVRAAVLTGEGRAFTAGVDLKEAGQTGFALGADGGDIDLSKGLAAFPWPIIGAINGFAITGGFELALMCDVLLASENAKFADTHARVGIVPGWGLSQKLPRMIGMSRAKELSFTGNFLDAETAERWGLVNRVYKADALLPAAIKMGHEMASCDAVLLRKYKALIDDGFASTFGDAMKMEVKRSAEHAQSVTADSVEQARKAVTERGRGQNG, encoded by the coding sequence ATGTCCGAGAATATCGTGCGCGTGGAGAGAGACGGCCCAGTGGCCATTGTAACGATGAACCGGCCGGATGCGCTGAACGCGCTCAGCCGCGCGCTGCGTGCCGAGCTGGTGAAAGTGTTCACCGAGCTGGCAAAGGACGACACAGTCCGCGCGGCCGTGCTGACGGGGGAGGGCCGCGCCTTCACCGCAGGGGTCGATCTCAAGGAAGCGGGGCAGACAGGCTTTGCGCTCGGGGCTGATGGCGGCGATATCGACCTTTCGAAAGGTCTTGCCGCCTTCCCGTGGCCGATTATCGGCGCAATCAACGGGTTTGCGATTACCGGTGGCTTCGAGCTCGCGCTGATGTGTGACGTCTTGCTGGCATCAGAGAATGCGAAGTTTGCTGACACACATGCGCGCGTTGGCATCGTGCCAGGCTGGGGGCTCAGCCAGAAACTGCCGCGCATGATCGGCATGAGCCGCGCCAAGGAACTGTCCTTTACCGGCAACTTCCTCGATGCAGAGACCGCAGAGCGGTGGGGCCTCGTCAACCGCGTCTACAAGGCTGACGCGCTGTTGCCTGCGGCGATCAAGATGGGCCACGAGATGGCAAGCTGTGACGCTGTGCTGCTGCGCAAGTACAAGGCGCTGATCGATGATGGTTTTGCCTCGACGTTCGGCGATGCGATGAAGATGGAAGTCAAACGCTCTGCTGAGCATGCCCAGTCGGTCACAGCCGACAGTGTCGAACAGGCACGCAAAGCCGTCACGGAACGCGGCCGCGGGCAGAACGGCTAG
- a CDS encoding competence/damage-inducible protein A, whose product MTAPTAAICLIGDELLSGRTRDINVQQIAGYLRPLGIPVEEVRIVPDVQARIVEAVNALRERYAYVFTTGGIGPTHDDITADAIAAAFGIGIDKHPDVMAMLQERYDEIGTEFTEARQRMARIPDGASLIENPVSGAPGFQTGNVFTLAGVPSIVQGMLQDVGHRLEHGRVVHARTVRVPGLREGDIAEALSELDKSYEEVSFGSYPWFRSVNDHGVSLIARSADEAALTTAAQKLVELAASVGGDGEVIEGEAS is encoded by the coding sequence ATGACAGCACCTACCGCCGCTATCTGCCTCATCGGGGACGAGCTTCTTTCAGGACGCACGCGGGACATCAACGTCCAGCAGATTGCGGGATATCTGCGTCCGCTCGGCATTCCAGTCGAAGAAGTACGGATCGTACCCGACGTTCAGGCGCGCATCGTCGAGGCGGTCAATGCGCTTCGGGAACGCTATGCTTATGTCTTCACGACGGGCGGGATCGGGCCGACCCATGACGATATTACGGCGGATGCGATTGCCGCCGCCTTCGGCATCGGGATCGACAAGCATCCCGATGTGATGGCGATGTTACAGGAACGCTATGACGAGATCGGCACCGAATTCACCGAGGCGCGCCAGCGCATGGCGCGCATTCCCGACGGCGCAAGCCTGATCGAGAACCCGGTATCGGGGGCGCCAGGCTTTCAGACCGGGAATGTCTTCACTTTGGCGGGTGTGCCTTCCATTGTTCAGGGCATGCTTCAGGATGTCGGTCACAGGCTGGAGCATGGCAGGGTGGTCCATGCACGGACGGTCCGTGTGCCGGGCCTGCGCGAAGGCGATATCGCCGAGGCGCTCAGCGAGCTCGACAAGTCTTATGAAGAGGTGAGCTTCGGCTCCTATCCCTGGTTCAGGTCAGTGAACGATCATGGTGTGTCGCTGATCGCTCGCTCTGCTGATGAAGCCGCGCTGACCACCGCAGCGCAGAAGCTTGTCGAACTGGCTGCCTCCGTCGGTGGGGACGGCGAAGTCATAGAAGGAGAAGCAAGTTGA
- a CDS encoding NepR family anti-sigma factor, with product MSEKASHMPMDHQSKGGADDDRSRKVRQKRIGDQLRRLYDEVTEEAVPEEFLNLLEQADNSAKNKK from the coding sequence ATGAGCGAAAAAGCGAGTCACATGCCGATGGATCATCAATCGAAGGGCGGAGCGGACGACGACCGCTCCCGTAAAGTGCGTCAAAAACGGATCGGAGATCAGTTGCGACGGCTCTATGATGAGGTCACGGAAGAGGCCGTTCCCGAAGAGTTTCTTAATCTTCTCGAACAGGCAGACAACAGCGCGAAGAATAAGAAATAG
- a CDS encoding sigma-70 family RNA polymerase sigma factor: MTQPTLDDQAFKTELAGLIPHLRAFARSLCGNATAADDLAQEAMLKAWKARASYQSGTNLKAWTFTILRNLFYSEKRRSWRRQQLDPEVAEATLIANDNPSSALDLLALRTGLTFLPEDQREALILVGAGGLSYEETAEICGCAVGTIKSRVSRARKALAEIIDKSDGGFAGDGKLRASEAFDDIMKQADELSSGSSADV, encoded by the coding sequence TTGACCCAGCCGACACTCGACGATCAGGCGTTCAAGACAGAGCTCGCCGGCCTCATTCCGCATCTGCGCGCCTTTGCCCGCAGTTTGTGTGGGAACGCCACCGCGGCTGATGATCTCGCGCAGGAAGCCATGCTCAAGGCATGGAAAGCCCGCGCTAGCTATCAGAGCGGAACCAATCTGAAGGCATGGACCTTCACCATTCTCCGCAATCTTTTCTATTCCGAGAAAAGACGCAGCTGGCGCCGACAGCAGCTCGATCCTGAAGTGGCTGAGGCTACGCTGATTGCGAATGACAATCCGTCGTCCGCGCTCGATCTTCTTGCGCTGCGCACGGGATTGACCTTTTTGCCGGAAGACCAGCGCGAAGCGTTGATCCTGGTCGGGGCAGGCGGTCTCTCATATGAAGAAACCGCAGAAATCTGCGGCTGCGCGGTTGGCACGATCAAGAGCCGCGTAAGTCGTGCAAGGAAGGCCCTGGCTGAAATTATCGATAAGTCAGATGGCGGGTTTGCTGGCGATGGCAAACTCAGGGCATCAGAAGCATTCGATGACATCATGAAACAGGCAGACGAGCTATCTAGTGGATCATCCGCCGACGTCTGA
- a CDS encoding Crp/Fnr family transcriptional regulator, whose protein sequence is MKVFKRRLGQYVSIDDDAWVTFDELERQEHCFLPGDDLITAGDETRRVFILNEGWAIRYRLLEDGRRQIVNFMLPGDVFDLQSLADLKADHSVTAITHCKAAVIPSGIFVEMLKKSAWLASAFWWSAVQEESILREQIVRIGRRSARERIGHLLLELHRRFIGATGIEVEKLTVPLTRADIADALGLTPVHVSRTMSAMRRSGLISEGRGGEITILDRDRLARLSLFDMEYLHLKKLDLLKKNGVRHFRETSSRINAD, encoded by the coding sequence ATGAAAGTTTTCAAGCGGCGCCTCGGCCAGTATGTCAGCATAGACGACGACGCATGGGTCACGTTCGATGAGCTTGAGCGACAGGAACACTGCTTCCTGCCTGGCGACGACCTCATTACCGCCGGAGATGAGACCCGCCGCGTCTTCATTCTGAATGAAGGCTGGGCGATACGCTACCGCCTGCTTGAAGACGGCCGTCGCCAGATCGTGAACTTCATGCTGCCTGGCGACGTGTTCGACCTGCAGTCGCTCGCTGACCTGAAGGCGGATCACTCCGTCACCGCCATAACCCACTGCAAGGCAGCCGTTATTCCGTCGGGGATCTTTGTCGAGATGCTGAAGAAGTCGGCCTGGCTCGCGTCGGCGTTCTGGTGGTCTGCCGTTCAGGAAGAATCGATCCTGAGGGAGCAGATTGTCAGGATCGGGCGAAGGTCGGCGCGCGAGCGGATTGGGCATTTGCTTCTTGAGCTGCATCGCCGCTTCATCGGCGCAACGGGCATAGAGGTCGAAAAGCTGACCGTGCCTCTGACGCGCGCTGACATTGCTGATGCGCTGGGCCTGACGCCTGTTCACGTCTCGCGGACCATGTCGGCAATGCGCCGGTCTGGGCTGATTTCTGAAGGGCGGGGGGGTGAGATCACGATTCTCGATCGCGACCGTCTCGCACGGCTATCGCTCTTCGATATGGAATATCTGCACCTGAAGAAATTGGATCTTCTCAAGAAGAATGGGGTCAGACATTTCAGAGAAACGTCGAGCAGGATTAACGCAGATTAA
- a CDS encoding response regulator — translation MSLVEQFGPHLPFLRRYARALTGSQESGDSYIRASLTALAEDPSQVSDELPARQALYRFFHVIWGSTGARLESADDGATTPETRLQALAPIERQAFLLTALEGFQVSEAATILGKTVQQVDELIAKAHTDIEATLSTKVLIIEDEPVIAADLESLVEELGHEVTGNATTHTEAVAMARANPPGLILCDIQLADNSSGIEAAHEILEELDVPIIFITAFPERLLTGERPEPTYLIPKPFQENTVKAAIGQALFFHPSAESVAAE, via the coding sequence ATGAGTCTTGTTGAGCAATTTGGTCCACACCTGCCGTTTCTGCGGCGATATGCGCGCGCGCTGACAGGGAGCCAGGAAAGCGGTGATTCCTATATTCGCGCATCGCTGACTGCCTTGGCCGAGGATCCAAGTCAGGTGAGCGACGAACTTCCGGCGCGTCAGGCGCTCTATCGTTTCTTCCATGTCATCTGGGGGTCGACCGGCGCTCGCCTCGAAAGTGCGGATGACGGCGCAACCACTCCGGAGACACGGCTTCAGGCGCTCGCGCCAATTGAACGTCAGGCCTTCCTGCTGACAGCGCTCGAAGGGTTTCAGGTCAGTGAGGCCGCGACCATTCTGGGTAAGACCGTCCAGCAGGTCGATGAACTGATCGCCAAGGCCCATACTGACATCGAAGCGACCCTGTCGACAAAGGTCCTCATCATTGAGGACGAGCCGGTTATCGCGGCAGATCTTGAGAGCCTTGTCGAAGAGCTCGGTCACGAGGTCACCGGAAACGCGACGACGCATACTGAAGCGGTTGCCATGGCACGGGCAAACCCTCCCGGCCTTATCCTCTGCGATATCCAGCTTGCAGATAACTCGTCCGGTATCGAGGCAGCGCATGAAATCCTCGAAGAGCTTGATGTACCGATCATCTTCATCACGGCCTTCCCGGAACGCCTGCTGACAGGTGAACGTCCTGAGCCGACCTACCTGATCCCGAAACCTTTCCAGGAAAACACGGTGAAGGCGGCGATCGGGCAGGCCCTGTTCTTCCACCCGTCCGCTGAGTCTGTCGCAGCCGAGTAA
- a CDS encoding acetyl-CoA C-acetyltransferase, which translates to MRDVVICSPLRLPVGGFGGALKSEQAHDLASFLVRELMSRTSVPAEAVDDCVFAQCYPSMEAPALGRVVALDAGLTTGTGGLQIDRRCGSGLQGVIYAIMQIATGASDVMIAGGAESMSNAPFFSTEMRWQIKGDGLMLHDGLTRGRYTAGGKFHPVEGGMIETAENLRRDYDISREAQDEFAYNSHMKASAAEKAGKFDKEIVPYTVKGRKGDTVVEKDEHIRHDSSVEKLSSLRALRGKADPDATVTAGNASGQNDGAAACIVCTREAADKYGLQPLARLVSWSVAGVGPEVMGIGPVPSTQKAMDRAGLKLSDLDVIELNEAFASQVLACTKALGFKDEDYERLNPNGSGISLGHPVGATGVRILSTLLYEMERREARYGLETMCIGGGQGLAAIFERVAD; encoded by the coding sequence ATGCGCGACGTCGTTATCTGTTCACCGCTCCGTCTGCCTGTTGGCGGCTTTGGCGGTGCCCTCAAATCCGAGCAGGCGCATGACCTTGCGTCCTTCCTGGTCCGCGAGCTGATGAGCCGCACAAGCGTGCCGGCCGAAGCGGTCGACGATTGCGTCTTCGCGCAGTGCTATCCTTCGATGGAAGCGCCAGCGCTTGGCCGCGTTGTGGCGCTTGATGCTGGACTGACGACGGGTACGGGCGGTCTGCAGATCGACCGGCGTTGCGGCTCCGGCCTGCAGGGCGTCATCTATGCAATCATGCAGATCGCAACCGGCGCAAGCGATGTGATGATCGCCGGCGGCGCAGAAAGCATGTCGAATGCGCCGTTTTTCTCGACCGAGATGCGCTGGCAGATCAAGGGCGATGGCCTGATGCTGCATGACGGTCTGACGCGGGGGCGCTATACGGCGGGCGGCAAGTTCCACCCGGTCGAGGGCGGCATGATCGAGACGGCGGAAAACCTTCGCCGCGACTATGACATCTCTCGCGAAGCCCAGGATGAGTTTGCGTACAATTCACACATGAAAGCCTCGGCGGCGGAGAAAGCCGGCAAGTTCGATAAGGAAATCGTGCCCTACACGGTCAAGGGCCGGAAGGGCGACACGGTTGTCGAGAAGGATGAGCATATCCGCCACGACTCATCGGTCGAGAAGCTCTCGTCGCTGCGCGCGCTGCGCGGCAAGGCAGATCCTGACGCGACGGTGACGGCAGGCAATGCGTCTGGCCAGAATGATGGCGCGGCAGCGTGTATCGTCTGCACGCGCGAAGCTGCCGACAAATACGGGCTGCAGCCTCTGGCGCGGCTGGTGTCCTGGTCGGTGGCTGGCGTGGGCCCCGAGGTTATGGGGATCGGGCCTGTGCCTTCGACGCAGAAGGCGATGGACCGGGCTGGCTTGAAACTGTCTGACCTCGATGTGATCGAGCTCAATGAGGCGTTCGCGTCGCAGGTTCTGGCGTGCACCAAGGCGCTCGGCTTCAAGGATGAGGATTATGAGCGCCTGAACCCGAATGGGTCGGGCATTTCGCTTGGGCATCCAGTCGGGGCGACGGGTGTGCGCATCCTCAGCACGCTGCTCTATGAGATGGAGCGGCGCGAGGCACGCTATGGCCTCGAAACCATGTGTATCGGTGGCGGGCAGGGGCTTGCGGCGATTTTCGAGCGGGTTGCTGACTGA
- a CDS encoding DUF883 family protein codes for MATRTTTKSNGTKDIEEAAKAAGSDYDSLKDDISQLRADLQSLASNSGKYIRERTSKEYDRGVERSKEYASKAGDEATKARDYIETKVRDNPLASIGIAFGTGVLLAALKRK; via the coding sequence ATGGCGACAAGAACAACGACGAAATCGAATGGCACAAAAGATATCGAGGAAGCCGCAAAGGCAGCAGGCTCAGACTATGACTCCCTCAAAGACGACATCTCGCAGCTTCGCGCCGATCTTCAGTCTCTTGCCTCTAATTCTGGCAAGTACATCCGCGAGCGCACCTCCAAGGAGTACGACCGCGGTGTCGAACGGTCGAAAGAGTATGCGTCAAAAGCTGGTGACGAGGCTACTAAGGCGCGCGATTACATCGAAACCAAGGTCCGCGACAATCCGCTCGCCTCGATAGGTATCGCGTTTGGCACAGGCGTGCTTCTCGCTGCCCTAAAGCGTAAGTAA
- a CDS encoding Glu/Leu/Phe/Val family dehydrogenase has protein sequence MPDLLKQAVSRLESVVEADPDLRDMKRLLSLPSELIERELSLRTDEGKTRFVRAWRCRYNTLKGPTKGGVRFSASSTADEVNRLGFLMTLKCALLDLPFGGAKGAIQIDPDELSQSERYQLAISYGELFSDILRADNDILAPDVATTPEDMEAVVESLKPVHNSGSEGAVTGKPVDEGGLSIRHGATGRGAVFILKELQQDFDIDIKTCRVAIQGMGKVGLEFARVIQAAGATIIAMSDSSGMISSNDGLDAGEVARQKADGELNYSDEPEALLSLDTDILCLAATSDVVTGENAADLECRLILEIANAAISPDADKALADRNILVGPDILFNSGGVAASYLEWLSFCKGGADKLGDTEAMWQDRLTSAAGSVAATVDECNGDWRSAALIYALRDLNAIALGQGLFDA, from the coding sequence ATGCCCGACTTGCTGAAGCAGGCGGTGAGCCGTCTCGAGTCGGTGGTCGAAGCTGACCCCGACCTCAGGGATATGAAAAGGCTGCTTTCCCTGCCCTCTGAGCTTATTGAGCGCGAGCTCAGTTTGCGCACAGATGAAGGAAAGACGCGTTTCGTCCGGGCCTGGAGATGCCGGTACAATACGCTGAAAGGCCCGACCAAGGGCGGTGTCCGGTTCTCTGCGTCATCCACAGCTGACGAAGTGAACCGGCTAGGTTTTTTGATGACCCTCAAATGTGCGCTTCTTGACCTGCCATTTGGCGGGGCAAAAGGCGCCATCCAGATTGATCCCGATGAACTCTCGCAAAGCGAGCGGTATCAGCTCGCCATTTCATATGGCGAGCTTTTTTCGGATATTCTCCGGGCCGACAATGACATTCTCGCACCCGACGTCGCGACCACGCCTGAAGATATGGAAGCCGTAGTCGAGAGCCTGAAACCCGTCCACAATAGTGGCTCAGAAGGCGCGGTGACCGGGAAGCCCGTCGACGAGGGCGGCCTTTCCATCCGGCACGGGGCGACAGGCCGCGGCGCAGTCTTCATTCTGAAAGAGCTTCAGCAAGACTTCGATATCGACATCAAGACATGCCGCGTGGCAATCCAGGGGATGGGCAAGGTGGGTCTTGAATTTGCCCGCGTCATTCAGGCGGCTGGCGCGACCATAATCGCCATGTCTGATAGCAGCGGCATGATCAGTTCAAACGACGGATTGGACGCCGGCGAAGTCGCCCGGCAGAAGGCCGATGGCGAACTGAATTATAGCGATGAACCGGAGGCTCTCCTCTCACTGGATACCGATATTCTCTGTCTCGCGGCGACATCCGATGTCGTCACCGGAGAGAATGCGGCTGACCTGGAATGTCGGTTGATCCTTGAGATCGCGAACGCGGCGATCAGTCCGGATGCCGACAAGGCACTCGCAGACAGGAATATTCTTGTTGGACCGGATATCCTGTTCAATTCAGGCGGTGTTGCCGCCTCCTATCTGGAGTGGCTGAGCTTCTGTAAAGGCGGCGCTGATAAACTCGGTGATACCGAGGCGATGTGGCAGGACAGGCTTACATCTGCGGCCGGCTCCGTCGCCGCAACGGTCGACGAGTGTAATGGCGACTGGCGTTCAGCTGCTCTCATCTACGCCCTTCGTGACCTCAACGCGATTGCACTTGGTCAAGGCCTCTTCGACGCCTGA
- a CDS encoding sensor histidine kinase yields the protein MTPILIFAGFRSYLNAQDARAERRNDLVEISDRAIDNVEQVLSTVDTLQQIYEGDIVGGDCRGVFTTLSPRVPQLSNIAYFNSDGMSECSALRDPGAVVAQPEAFELLRQGQTSVRTDAFFGPQSQTWLFSVLRRVEDVDGQFRGGIAFPLRTDELIRTIRLTNLPQDVELALSDSAGQVFGSARIAGVEPSWIELATGDEDGELFVINRADEGSIDVVVRAIVDNRIYAVISRPSPGLFSEFTLQPLESVGIPLLSFTLALIAAWMAVDKLVLKWLSRLRRLALIYGEGHYNFRIGNEFDNAPDEILSFARTFDRMANRIAERDSSLRTAIATRDSAVKEIHHRVKNNLQIVASFLNLQRRQVSDPSARNVISAARHRIDALSIVHQTLYQHERLETVHMQPFLDALLSHLAGALGMDEINVTIEQDIADIDRPADDAIPIALFLLEAVTNAMKYAFGEEGGAILVRLQQEEDEIVLSVIDNGFGVDEDEEDTPGSTGLGSRLMSAFAKQLRAEMKTISKPGEGFQVDLRMPATEREMKVTDF from the coding sequence TTGACTCCAATTCTGATATTTGCCGGGTTCCGGTCATATCTGAATGCGCAGGATGCGCGCGCCGAGCGTCGCAACGACCTGGTCGAGATTTCTGACCGCGCGATCGATAATGTCGAGCAGGTCCTTTCCACCGTCGACACGCTGCAGCAGATCTATGAAGGGGATATCGTGGGGGGCGATTGCCGCGGCGTTTTCACAACACTGTCTCCGCGCGTGCCGCAGCTTTCCAACATTGCATACTTCAATTCAGATGGAATGTCGGAATGCTCGGCGCTGCGGGACCCCGGTGCGGTCGTTGCACAGCCCGAGGCCTTCGAATTATTGCGACAGGGGCAGACAAGCGTCCGCACCGACGCTTTCTTCGGGCCCCAGAGCCAGACCTGGCTGTTTTCAGTCCTGCGCCGCGTTGAAGATGTTGACGGACAATTTCGCGGGGGGATTGCCTTTCCGCTGCGTACTGACGAACTTATTCGGACGATCCGCCTCACCAATCTGCCGCAGGATGTCGAGCTCGCCCTATCCGATAGTGCTGGGCAGGTTTTCGGTAGCGCAAGGATCGCGGGTGTGGAGCCGAGCTGGATTGAGCTGGCCACAGGTGACGAAGATGGTGAGCTCTTCGTCATAAACCGGGCGGATGAGGGGTCTATTGACGTCGTTGTGCGCGCAATCGTCGACAACCGCATCTATGCTGTCATCTCGCGGCCATCTCCCGGGCTATTCAGCGAATTCACGCTCCAGCCGCTGGAGTCGGTGGGTATTCCGCTTCTGTCCTTCACCCTGGCGCTTATTGCCGCCTGGATGGCCGTCGATAAACTTGTCCTGAAGTGGCTGTCGCGCCTTCGCCGGCTCGCCCTCATCTATGGTGAGGGGCATTATAATTTCCGGATCGGAAATGAGTTCGACAATGCGCCGGATGAAATCCTTTCCTTCGCGCGGACTTTTGATCGGATGGCCAACCGGATTGCCGAACGCGACAGTTCGCTTCGAACGGCGATTGCCACGCGGGATTCTGCGGTGAAGGAAATCCATCACCGCGTGAAGAACAACCTTCAGATCGTTGCGAGCTTTCTGAACCTTCAGCGCCGACAGGTGTCTGATCCGAGTGCCCGGAATGTGATCTCTGCGGCGCGCCACCGGATCGATGCCCTCTCAATCGTACACCAGACCCTTTACCAGCATGAGCGGCTCGAGACCGTTCACATGCAGCCCTTCCTCGATGCGCTTCTATCGCATCTTGCAGGGGCGCTGGGCATGGACGAGATCAATGTCACGATCGAGCAGGACATCGCTGATATCGACCGGCCTGCTGATGATGCCATTCCGATAGCGCTTTTCCTGCTCGAGGCTGTCACCAATGCAATGAAATATGCCTTCGGCGAGGAAGGCGGGGCGATCCTGGTACGCCTTCAGCAGGAAGAAGACGAGATCGTGCTCTCGGTGATCGATAACGGCTTCGGTGTCGATGAGGATGAAGAGGACACGCCAGGGTCGACTGGGCTTGGGTCGAGACTCATGTCCGCTTTCGCAAAGCAGTTGCGCGCCGAAATGAAAACGATCTCGAAACCAGGCGAGGGCTTCCAGGTCGATCTTCGGATGCCTGCAACCGAGCGCGAGATGAAGGTAACGGACTTCTAG